The Micromonospora krabiensis genome window below encodes:
- a CDS encoding DUF1996 domain-containing protein — MPHDVPAVSGRGTAWRRAVTVTLALELLLVLLGCGVAWQVDAGGRTPPAAATDLLGSDFVDIDLVPSGPPAPATVPGAATGTYAWDCGRNENGHRNTANIVMAPGYPGQPHHVHDYVGNVSTAVGSTPQTLAAAGTTCHNGDRSTYFWPVLRTVGPAGSTDHAGHDGEIQVPVDVTLTFSGNPRGNVVPMPRQLAGTVGDAVAVTSGGQNAAATWTCSSTPERRTTAYPRCPAGDQVQRIFDFPSCWDGRQVDSESHRAHLRFPAPDGSCPRNTFPVPRLRLTLAYDIPPEVRFQIDAFDGQRNSPLTDHAFFVNLMPEPLMARVVYCLNSGQTCRDD, encoded by the coding sequence GTGCCGCATGACGTTCCGGCGGTGAGCGGGCGCGGCACGGCGTGGCGGCGGGCCGTCACCGTGACACTGGCACTGGAGCTGCTGCTCGTCCTGCTCGGCTGCGGTGTGGCCTGGCAGGTCGACGCCGGTGGCCGAACGCCACCGGCAGCGGCGACCGACCTCCTCGGCTCCGACTTCGTCGACATCGACCTCGTCCCGTCCGGCCCGCCCGCGCCGGCCACGGTGCCCGGCGCGGCGACCGGCACCTACGCCTGGGACTGCGGCCGCAACGAGAACGGCCACCGCAACACCGCCAACATCGTGATGGCGCCCGGCTATCCCGGGCAGCCGCATCACGTGCACGACTACGTCGGCAACGTCTCCACCGCCGTCGGCTCGACGCCGCAGACCCTCGCGGCAGCGGGGACGACCTGTCACAACGGTGACCGGTCGACGTACTTCTGGCCGGTGCTCCGCACGGTCGGGCCCGCCGGCAGCACCGACCACGCCGGCCACGACGGCGAGATCCAGGTGCCGGTCGACGTGACGCTCACCTTCTCCGGCAACCCCCGGGGAAACGTCGTGCCGATGCCGCGTCAGCTCGCCGGCACGGTCGGTGACGCCGTGGCCGTCACCAGCGGCGGCCAGAACGCGGCCGCGACCTGGACCTGCTCCAGTACCCCGGAGCGCCGGACCACGGCGTACCCCCGGTGCCCGGCCGGCGACCAGGTGCAGCGGATCTTCGACTTCCCGAGCTGCTGGGACGGCCGGCAGGTGGACAGCGAGAGCCACCGCGCGCACCTGCGCTTCCCGGCCCCGGACGGCTCCTGCCCGCGCAACACCTTCCCGGTGCCGCGGCTCCGGCTGACCCTGGCGTACGACATCCCGCCGGAGGTCCGGTTTCAGATCGACGCCTTCGACGGCCAGCGCAACAGCCCGCTGACCGACCACGCGTTCTTCGTCAACCTGATGCCGGAGCCCCTGATGGCGAGGGTCGTGTACTGCCTCAACAGCGGGCAGACCTGCCGGGACGACTGA
- a CDS encoding DUF4333 domain-containing protein has protein sequence MTNPYGVADGGSPTPAPRWAPAPPPQWGPASTGSSTPVERRRRVSPKLAVAVAGPVVVVVALVAVLGLAWPGFLNKKVFDAAALQQGVLTVLRDDYQLDADLVACPSGRSVTVGSRFSCSAQVAGAPKTITVTVLSSDGRFEVGRPQ, from the coding sequence ATGACCAACCCGTACGGGGTAGCCGACGGCGGCTCCCCGACGCCCGCCCCACGCTGGGCACCGGCACCACCGCCACAGTGGGGACCGGCGTCAACCGGGTCGAGCACACCCGTCGAGCGTCGGCGGCGCGTCTCCCCGAAGCTCGCGGTCGCCGTGGCCGGCCCGGTCGTGGTCGTGGTCGCGCTGGTGGCCGTACTCGGACTCGCCTGGCCCGGATTCCTCAACAAGAAGGTCTTCGACGCGGCGGCGCTGCAGCAGGGGGTGCTGACGGTGCTGCGTGACGACTACCAGCTCGACGCGGACCTCGTCGCCTGCCCGTCGGGCCGGTCGGTCACGGTGGGCAGCCGATTCTCCTGCTCCGCCCAGGTCGCCGGCGCACCGAAGACGATCACCGTCACGGTGCTGTCGTCCGACGGTCGGTTCGAGGTCGGCCGTCCACAGTGA